The following proteins come from a genomic window of Methylorubrum populi:
- a CDS encoding pyridoxal phosphate-dependent aminotransferase: MGFLADALSRVKPSATIAMTQKARELKASGVDVISLSVGEPDFDTPDHIKEAAIDAIRRGETKYPPVSGINPLREAIVKKFKRENGLDYKVSQTIVGTGGKHVIYNALLATLNPGDEVVIPRPYWVSYPEMVILCGGTPVFADTDMAHDFKLQPEDLERVITAKTKWIILNSPSNPSGAAYTRDEMKKITDVLMRHPQVWVLTDDMYEHLTYGDFEFVTPAQVEPGLYDRTLTMNGVSKAYAMTGWRIGYAAGPEQLIKAMDFVQGQQTSGASSISQWAAVAALDGTQEHLARFKAAFQERRDLVVSMLNQSKGLKCPVPEGAFYVYPSCAELIGRTTETGKTIATDEDFVTELLQAEGVAAVHGSAFGLGPNLRISYATSNKTLEEACRRIQRFCGSLR; this comes from the coding sequence ATGGGCTTTCTCGCCGACGCCCTCTCGCGGGTGAAGCCGTCCGCGACCATTGCGATGACCCAGAAGGCCCGTGAGCTGAAAGCCTCCGGCGTCGACGTCATCAGCCTCTCGGTGGGCGAGCCGGATTTCGACACGCCCGACCACATCAAGGAGGCGGCGATCGACGCGATCCGCCGCGGCGAGACCAAGTATCCGCCGGTCTCGGGCATCAACCCGCTGCGCGAGGCGATCGTCAAGAAGTTCAAGCGCGAGAACGGGCTCGACTACAAGGTCTCGCAGACCATCGTCGGCACCGGCGGCAAGCATGTCATCTACAATGCGCTGCTGGCCACGCTGAACCCCGGCGACGAGGTGGTGATCCCGCGCCCCTACTGGGTCTCCTACCCGGAGATGGTGATCCTGTGCGGCGGCACGCCGGTCTTCGCCGACACCGACATGGCGCACGACTTCAAGCTCCAGCCGGAGGATCTCGAGCGCGTCATCACGGCGAAGACCAAGTGGATTATCCTCAACTCGCCGTCGAACCCCTCGGGCGCCGCCTATACCCGCGACGAGATGAAGAAGATCACCGACGTGCTGATGCGCCATCCGCAGGTCTGGGTGCTCACCGACGACATGTACGAGCACCTGACCTACGGTGACTTCGAATTCGTCACCCCGGCCCAGGTCGAGCCCGGCCTCTACGACCGCACGCTCACCATGAACGGCGTCTCGAAGGCCTATGCCATGACCGGCTGGCGCATCGGCTACGCCGCGGGCCCTGAACAGCTCATCAAGGCGATGGACTTCGTCCAGGGCCAGCAGACGTCGGGGGCCTCCTCGATCTCGCAATGGGCGGCGGTGGCGGCGCTCGACGGCACGCAGGAGCACCTCGCCCGCTTCAAGGCGGCGTTCCAGGAGCGGCGCGACCTCGTGGTCTCGATGCTGAACCAGTCGAAGGGCCTGAAGTGCCCGGTGCCCGAGGGTGCGTTCTACGTCTACCCGTCCTGCGCCGAGCTGATCGGCCGGACCACCGAGACCGGCAAGACCATTGCCACGGACGAGGATTTCGTCACCGAGCTGCTTCAGGCGGAGGGCGTCGCGGCGGTCCACGGCTCAGCCTTCGGCCTCGGCCCGAACCTGCGCATCTCCTACGCCACTTCCAACAAGACCCTGGAAGAGGCCTGCCGCCGCATCCAGCGCTTCTGCGGCTCGCTGCGGTAA
- a CDS encoding acyl CoA:acetate/3-ketoacid CoA transferase, translating to MKKNKVITAEEAIALIRENDVLTTTGFVQSCIPEALHAALEKRFVETGSPRGLTLIMTAGAGDSKGLGTGRLHHDGLLSRVIAANFGRMPKVAQAAQANLIRGYNLPQGVISQLYRACAAGQPGLFSKVGLKTYVDPRHGGAKVNELTTEDIVKLVEVDGEEWLFYTATKIDVAFIRATSADPSGNLSFEKEALTLDCLAQAMAARNNGGIVIAQVERIVDDGYLLPKDVRVPGILVDGVVVAEPEMHRMNYGVMYDAALAGEIRVPVTGIKRMALNERKIIARRAAFELPPNGVVNLGVGAPEGISSVANEEKITPYITLTTEAGAVGGVLASGSSFGAATNADCIIDQNQMFDFYDGGGLDMTCLGMAECDGAGNVNTSKFGGKLNGCGGFINISQNARSVVFAGTFTAGGLEIAVQDGQVKIVQEGRARKFVTEVQQNTFSGPYAVERSQPVIYVTERCVFQLTKDGLELIEVAPGIDIERDILAHMDFAPIVRNPVPMDARIFRDEPMDLISDLLNLDLKSRVSLDTERNILFINLEGWYCRVKSDMDELRMTIVEACRKAGQRVNAVINHDGFRLNENLYDDYAGMIQYLQANYYATTTRYATSAFLRLKMEEALTKRGVAPHVFERKEEAQAFLGTTEDKKARKMISPAVASAA from the coding sequence ATGAAGAAGAACAAGGTCATCACGGCCGAGGAGGCGATCGCCCTCATCCGCGAGAACGATGTCCTGACCACGACGGGTTTCGTCCAGAGCTGCATCCCGGAGGCGCTGCACGCGGCGCTGGAGAAGCGCTTCGTCGAGACCGGGAGCCCGCGCGGCCTCACCCTGATCATGACCGCGGGCGCGGGCGACTCGAAGGGGCTCGGTACCGGCCGTCTGCACCATGACGGGCTGCTCTCGCGGGTCATCGCCGCCAATTTCGGACGCATGCCGAAGGTGGCGCAGGCCGCGCAGGCCAACCTCATCCGCGGCTACAACCTGCCCCAGGGCGTGATCTCGCAGCTCTACCGCGCCTGCGCCGCCGGCCAGCCGGGGCTGTTCTCGAAGGTCGGGCTCAAGACCTATGTCGATCCGCGCCACGGCGGCGCCAAGGTCAACGAACTGACCACCGAGGACATCGTCAAACTCGTCGAGGTCGATGGCGAGGAGTGGCTGTTCTACACCGCCACCAAGATCGACGTGGCCTTCATCCGCGCCACCTCCGCCGACCCGTCGGGCAACCTCTCCTTCGAGAAGGAGGCGCTGACCCTCGATTGCCTCGCGCAGGCCATGGCCGCGCGCAACAACGGCGGCATCGTCATCGCCCAGGTCGAGCGCATCGTCGATGACGGCTACCTGCTGCCCAAGGACGTGCGCGTACCCGGCATCCTCGTCGACGGCGTCGTCGTGGCCGAGCCCGAAATGCACCGCATGAATTACGGCGTGATGTACGACGCCGCTCTGGCCGGCGAGATCCGCGTTCCGGTCACCGGCATCAAGCGGATGGCGCTCAACGAGCGCAAGATCATCGCCCGGCGCGCCGCCTTCGAACTGCCGCCCAACGGCGTGGTCAATCTCGGCGTCGGCGCCCCCGAGGGGATCTCCTCCGTGGCGAACGAGGAGAAGATCACACCCTACATCACGCTCACCACGGAAGCCGGCGCGGTCGGCGGGGTGCTGGCCTCGGGGTCGAGCTTCGGCGCGGCGACGAATGCCGACTGCATCATCGACCAGAACCAGATGTTCGACTTCTACGACGGCGGCGGCCTCGACATGACCTGCCTCGGCATGGCCGAGTGCGACGGGGCCGGCAACGTCAACACCTCGAAGTTCGGGGGCAAGCTCAACGGCTGCGGCGGCTTCATCAACATCTCGCAGAACGCCCGCTCGGTGGTCTTCGCCGGCACCTTCACCGCGGGCGGCCTGGAAATCGCCGTGCAGGACGGTCAGGTGAAGATCGTCCAGGAGGGCAGGGCCCGGAAGTTCGTCACGGAAGTCCAGCAGAACACCTTCTCCGGCCCCTACGCGGTCGAGCGCTCGCAGCCCGTCATCTACGTGACCGAGCGCTGCGTGTTCCAGCTCACCAAGGACGGGCTCGAACTGATCGAGGTGGCGCCCGGCATCGACATCGAGCGCGACATCCTCGCCCACATGGATTTCGCGCCGATCGTGCGCAATCCGGTGCCGATGGACGCGCGCATCTTCCGCGACGAGCCGATGGACCTGATCTCGGACCTGCTCAACCTCGATCTGAAGTCGCGGGTCAGCCTGGATACCGAGCGCAACATCCTCTTCATCAACCTGGAGGGCTGGTACTGCCGGGTGAAGAGCGACATGGACGAACTGCGCATGACCATCGTCGAGGCCTGCCGCAAGGCCGGCCAGCGGGTCAACGCCGTGATCAACCACGACGGATTCCGGCTCAACGAGAATCTCTACGACGATTATGCCGGGATGATCCAATATCTCCAGGCGAACTACTACGCGACGACGACGCGCTACGCGACCAGCGCCTTCCTGCGCCTGAAGATGGAGGAGGCCCTGACCAAGCGCGGCGTCGCCCCCCACGTCTTCGAGCGCAAGGAGGAGGCCCAGGCCTTCCTCGGCACGACCGAGGACAAGAAGGCCCGGAAGATGATCTCGCCGGCGGTGGCCTCGGCGGCCTGA
- a CDS encoding methyl-accepting chemotaxis protein has translation MKITLRNSLMGLFAIMLALSVTQGVVTLSKLDAIDAKTSELLDNAVPSMNEANAINALVIRTRLWQFRYMTAENEAAKTESVGKVAEFMRDRAAKVEAYRSLVASPEEQSAYDALRGKLDLLLSDWERLRAYPADRYEEAMAAFRGPMNTNYLAASASVRALIDINLAASRTAEAQVRQAQREASRMTMIMLAVSLLTAVGATAFSFLGVSRPIGRMSAAMRRLAGGDTASPIPYGHRRDEIGEMAAAVDVFRDNIIRTRALEEETALARASAEEQRKAGMRQMADRFEAAIGGIVATVSASATELRTTAQSMSANAEETAAQSVSVAAAAEEASANVQTVAAAAEELGASVNEIGRQVAGSADLAQSAVGEANGTGVLVQDLAQAASRIGDVVNLISSIAAQTNLLALNATIEAARAGAAGRGFAVVAAEVKELASQTAQATAEISSQITQIQGSTDQAVAAIGGIAGRIREISSVATAIASSVEQQGAATREIVINVGQAATGTGEVTSTIASVAGAAEETGAAASQMLASASALSQQADHLGAEVARFLATVRAA, from the coding sequence ATGAAGATCACCCTCAGAAACAGCCTGATGGGGCTGTTTGCAATCATGCTCGCTCTGTCCGTGACGCAGGGCGTCGTCACGCTGTCCAAGCTCGACGCTATCGACGCCAAGACGTCGGAACTGCTCGACAACGCGGTCCCGTCGATGAACGAGGCGAACGCCATCAACGCCCTCGTCATCCGCACGCGCCTCTGGCAGTTCCGCTACATGACCGCCGAGAACGAGGCGGCGAAGACGGAGAGCGTCGGAAAGGTCGCGGAATTCATGCGGGACCGCGCCGCCAAGGTTGAGGCCTACCGCTCGCTCGTCGCCTCGCCCGAGGAGCAGTCGGCCTACGACGCGCTCCGGGGCAAGCTCGATCTCCTGCTCTCCGACTGGGAGCGGCTGCGCGCCTATCCGGCCGACCGCTACGAGGAGGCGATGGCCGCCTTCCGCGGGCCGATGAACACGAACTACCTCGCGGCCTCGGCCTCGGTGCGGGCGCTCATCGACATCAACCTCGCTGCGAGCCGCACGGCCGAAGCCCAGGTGCGGCAGGCTCAGCGGGAGGCGAGCCGCATGACGATGATCATGCTCGCCGTCAGTCTTCTCACCGCCGTGGGCGCCACCGCCTTCTCCTTCCTCGGCGTGTCGCGGCCGATCGGCCGGATGAGCGCCGCCATGCGCCGCCTCGCCGGGGGCGATACCGCCTCGCCGATTCCCTACGGCCACCGCCGCGACGAGATCGGCGAGATGGCGGCCGCGGTCGATGTCTTCCGGGACAACATCATCCGCACCCGCGCCCTGGAAGAGGAGACCGCGCTTGCCCGCGCCTCGGCGGAGGAGCAGCGCAAGGCCGGCATGCGGCAGATGGCCGACCGCTTCGAGGCCGCGATCGGCGGCATCGTGGCCACGGTCTCGGCCTCGGCGACCGAGCTGCGCACGACGGCCCAGTCGATGAGCGCGAATGCCGAGGAGACCGCGGCCCAGTCCGTCAGCGTCGCCGCCGCCGCCGAGGAAGCCTCCGCCAACGTTCAGACCGTGGCCGCCGCCGCCGAGGAACTCGGCGCCTCCGTCAACGAGATCGGCCGGCAGGTGGCGGGCTCCGCCGACCTGGCCCAGTCCGCCGTCGGCGAGGCCAACGGCACCGGTGTCCTGGTCCAGGATCTCGCCCAGGCGGCGAGCCGGATCGGCGACGTGGTCAATCTGATCTCGTCGATCGCCGCCCAGACCAACCTGCTCGCCCTCAACGCCACGATCGAGGCGGCCCGCGCCGGAGCGGCCGGTCGCGGCTTCGCGGTCGTTGCGGCCGAAGTGAAGGAACTGGCCAGCCAGACCGCCCAGGCCACCGCCGAAATCTCGAGCCAGATCACGCAGATACAGGGATCGACCGATCAGGCCGTCGCCGCGATCGGCGGCATTGCCGGGCGCATCCGCGAGATCAGCTCGGTCGCCACCGCGATCGCCTCGTCGGTGGAGCAGCAGGGGGCGGCCACCCGTGAGATCGTCATCAATGTCGGCCAGGCGGCCACCGGCACCGGCGAGGTGACGAGCACCATCGCCAGCGTGGCGGGGGCAGCCGAGGAGACCGGCGCGGCGGCGAGCCAGATGCTCGCTTCCGCTTCCGCCCTGTCGCAGCAGGCCGACCACCTCGGTGCCGAGGTCGCGCGCTTTCTCGCGACGGTGCGGGCCGCCTGA